One segment of Brassica napus cultivar Da-Ae chromosome C3, Da-Ae, whole genome shotgun sequence DNA contains the following:
- the LOC106388371 gene encoding uncharacterized protein LOC106388371, with product MDNETEILSRLAANHLHLAQFEALKATLLALRVRNPDLAHTILQTIVSKAGRFDNVLWSRSCSSPSLLAFLSTVELLRFENPTSPWGFDSETLGLRADFLLMVQVLIDRVRDGDKEGNSARVLQGFLDLGVERLKFDVDTSSSGGSSYMIEEEDVEALRSIVLDYSDVFDALCCNIRRQLNGGSERCMVEEVEHQVERNEAIDPREEDSNNVFALILRNVQLAQLDAMRRKLDEGDELGAADRVRYLHLDYGVEKENYHAVLKALLSRVMEKKDEYGDSWHMVRQNLLFIYKEALSSNCGDLLEMIQGIQDDMLLPDRQLHLSLDNDQIPPPLECFRRYLVDLKTERNVEDKNSPLSIAVNSCLRDMYHYARISGSHVLECVMCAALSYVKKEMLQEANDVLTLFPRLRPLVASMGWDLLPGKTAARRKLMRLLWSSNSQAIRLEESTLYGNNTDEKSCVENLCDTLCYRLHLASFAAYISSGKSWTPKASFLMHGNVSSENNDAEVDPFVENLVLERLSAQSPLRVLFDVVPGVKFKEAISLISMQPIASTAEAWKRIQDIELMHMRYALEAIVLALGAMDEVIKDETDASHHVVFYYLKDLTTHLEAIKNVPRKIMMVNIVISLLHIDDIRLSSTSSLDLGDLTTEGENEIVITFTRKLLNVLRRNLPSELIEQECQLDGNYSADGRQALEWRVSMAKHFIEDCEWRLSIMQHLLPLSERQWGLKEVLSVLRAAPAKLLNLCMQRAKYDIGEQAVHRFALSAEDKATLELAEWVDNAFNRTLVEDVMSRTAEGASAVQDLDFSSLASQLSPLAVILLCIDAAASSAKSTTISKQLLDKSQVMLSEIYPGGSPKVGFTYWDQVHEVAIISVLRRILKRLQEFLEQDNPQILQASFSGDTIISSATESHRQGQKDRVLAMLHQMIEDAHKGKRQFLSGKLHNLARAIGDEKPEVDILKGDVRDMTFDKDGVLGLGLKYKKQSPSGLASRDVDGNHVSHESEEKGKRSFGPFSNKTSTYLSQFILYIAAIGDIVDGTDTTHDFNFFSLVYEWPKDLLTRLVFDRSSTDAAAKVAEVMSADFVHEVISACVPPVYPPRSGHGWACIPVIPTTTYSHSESKVLSPSKEAKPNCYVRSSATPGVPLYPLQLDVIRHLVKISPVRAVLACVFGGSILYNGSDSVFSSSLNDEFTSSPDADRLFYEFSLDQSERFPTLNRWIQMQTNLHRVSEFVVTPKQKPDDARIKPDERTAIKRLREHDSDSESDAEEAFSNNIRPALTHYSARDGGSFETGASRTDPTVFLSFDWENEGPYENAVNRLIDEGKLMDALALSDHFLRNGASDWLLELLIKSREETPSTLGRSQGYGSQSIGSNSWQYCLRLKDKQLAATLALKYMDTWELDAALNVLTMCSCHLLESDPVSYEVLHRRKALQKYSHILSADDRHNSWQEVEAECKEDPEGLALRLAGKGAVSAALEVAESAELSIDLRRELQGRQLVKLLTTDPLNGGGPAEASRFLSSLQDSADALPVVMGAMQLLPDLRSKQLLVHFFLKRRDSNLSDLEVSRLNSWALGLKVLAALPLPWQQRCSSLHEHPHLIVEALLMRKQLQYASLILKEFPALRDNNVIMAYAAKAIAVTVSPPPREPRITVSASRLRQKQRAGPAKPSFTSSLSNFQREARRAFSWGPRNTENRTTSKDDRKRKSSGLGAPERAAWEAMTGIQEDQGSSYSADGQDRLPSVSIAEEWMLTGETTKDEAVRASHKYESTPDIVLFKALLSLCSDELVSARTAIDLCINQMKNVLNSKKLSEAASVETIGRAYHATEAFVQGLSYAKSLLRKLLGASEFTNNNGDRSRDLDDISSDAGSSSVGSQSTDEPSEVLSLAEIWLGRAELLQSLLGSGISASLDDIADKLSSESLRDRLVSDERYSMAVYMCKKCKIDVFPVWKAWGLALLRMERYTQARVKFKQAFQLKGEDIPDVIQEIINTIEGGPPVDVSTVRSMYDHLAKSAPTILDDSLSADSYLNVLHMPSTFPRSERSRRSLESEKNNSVPGSNFEDGPRSNLDSTRYSECTNYLQEHSRQNLLGFMFRHGHFKDACILFFPPSALPPPLQSLSLGAVSSSSSPQRTDPLATEYGTIESLCEYCVGYGAISSLEEVITERLESAKHQDQAINQYIAGALSRICAFLETNRHFNYLYKFLVLKKDYVTSGYCCIQLFMNSTTQEEAVRHLEHAKAHFEEALTARHRGSDSKKLVTKGVRGKGVNEKLSEEALVTLSSRVKMQIDVVKSFSDSEGAPWKLSLFGNPNDSETSRRRCEIVETLVEKNFDLAFQVIYEFKLSAVDIYAGVAASLADRKKGSQLTELFKNIKGTIQDYDWDQVLGAAINVYANKHKERPDRLIDMLTSSHRKVLACVVCGRLKRAFQIASKSGSVADVQYVAHQASHANSHTVLGLCKQWLSQNM from the exons ATGGATAATGAAACGGAGATTCTCTCCCGTCTGGCCGCGAACCACCTTCACCTTGCTCAGTTCGAGGCCTTAAAGGCTACGTTGCTCGCTCTCAGGGTTCGAAACCCCGACCTCGCACACACGATTCTCCAGACCATCGTCTCCAAAGCTGGCAGATTCGATAATGTCCTCTGGTCACGCTCTTGCTCTTCCCCGTCGCTGCTCGCCTTCCTCTCCACGGTCGAGCTTCTCAGATTCGAAAACCCTACTTCCCCTTGGGGCTTCGATTCAGAGACTCTAGGTTTGCGTGCGGATTTCTTGTTGATGGTCCAGGTCTTGATCGATAGAGTTAGGGATGGCGACAAGGAAGGAAACTCTGCACGGGTTTTGCAAGGTTTTTTGGATTTGGGTGTTGAGAGATTGAAGTTTGATGTTGATACAAGTAGCAGTGGAGGAAGCAGCTATATGATTGAAGAGGAGGATGTTGAGGCTCTGAGGAGTATTGTATTGGATTACTCTGATGTTTTCGATGCCTTGTGCTGTAACATTAGGAGGCAACTTAATGGTGGTTCCGAGCGCTGTATGGTGGAGGAAGTAGAACATCAAGTCGAGAGAAACGAGGCCATAGATCCCCGAGAAGAGGATAGCAACAATGTGTTTGCTTTGATACTGAGGAATGTTCAGTTAGCACAGTTGGATGCTATGAGAAGAAAATTGGATGAAGGAGATGAGCTCGGGGCAGCTGATCGAGTACGCTATCTTCACCTTGATTATGGCGTCGAGAAAGAGAATTATCA TGCCGTTCTAAAGGCTCTCCTTTCAAGAGTTATggaaaaaaaagatgaatatGGTGACTCTTGGCACATGGTGCGCCAGAACTTGCTGTTTATCTATAAGGAAGCTCTCTCTTCTAATTGCGGAGACCTTCTTGAGATGATTCAG GGTATTCAAGATGATATGCTCCTCCCAGATAGGCAGCTACATCTATCTCTCGACAATGACCAAATTCCACCCCCTCTTGAGTGTTTCCGGCGATACCTTGTAGACTTGAAAACTGAGAGAAATGTAGAGGACAAAAATTCCCCGCTGAGCATAGCAGTTAATTCTTGCCTCAGAGACATGTATCATTATGCTCGTATTTCTGGATCACATGTGCTTGAGTGTGTGATGTGTGCTGCTTTGTCTTACGTGAAGAAAGAAATGCTTCAGGAGGCTAATGAT GTTCTGACTTTGTTTCCCAGACTTCGCCCATTAGTAGCTTCCATGGGCTGGGACCTGTTGCCTGGAAAAACTGCAGCCCGTAGAAAGCTGATGCGGCTACTTTGGTCTAGTAATTCACAAGCAATTCGGTTAGAAGAATCTACTCTTTATGGAAACAATACAGATGAA AAATCTTGTGTGGAAAATCTCTGCGATACATTATGCTATCGGCTGCACCTTGCATCTTTCGCTGCTTATATCAGTTCTGGTAAATCTTGGACTCCAAAGGCATCTTTCTTGATGCATGGTAATGTGTCATCTGAGAATAATGATGCGGAGGTGGATCCTTTTGTTGAAAATCTTGTGTTGGAAAGGCTTTCTGCGCAGAGTCCACTTCGG GTGTTGTTTGATGTTGTTCCGGGCGTAAAGTTCAAAGAAGCTATATCACTGATTAGTATGCAACCTATTGCTTCAACTGCAGAAGCCTGGAAGAG GATACAAGATATTGAATTGATGCATATGCGTTATGCTTTGGAGGCTATTGTCTTAGCATTAGGTGCAATGGACGAGGTCATTAAAGACGAGACAGATGCTAGTCATCATGTggtattttactatttaaaagaCCTCACCACCCATTTGGAGGCAATTAAAAATGTTCCACGCAAG attatGATGGTCAACATAGTTATTTCACTCTTACATATTGATGATATTCGTCTCAGTTCTACTTCTAGTTTGGATCTTGGCGATCTTACTACAGAAGGGGAAAATGAAATTGTTATAACTTTCACAAGAAAGCTACTCAATGTTTTACGCCGCAATCTTCCATCAGAGCTGATTGAACAAGAGTGTCAACTGGATGGTAATTACAGTGCTGATGGAAGACAGGCTTTAGAATGGAGAGTATCGATGGCTAAACATTTCATTGAAGATTGTGAATGGCGGTTATCTATTATGCAGCATCTTTTGCCACTTTCTGAACGCCAGTGGGGTTTAAAGGAGGTTTTAAGTGTTCTAAGGGCGGCCCCTGCAAAACTACTTAACCT CTGCATGCAAAGAGCTAAGTATGACATTGGAGAGCAGGCAGTTCATCGGTTTGCGTTATCAGCAGAGGACAAAGCTACTCTTGAATTAGCTGAATGGGTGGATAATGCCTTCAACAGAACATTG GTAGAAGATGTGATGTCTCGTACTGCTGAGGGAGCATCTGCGGTGCAAGATTTAGATTTTAGTTCTCTAGCTTCTCAGTTGAGTCCATTGGCTGTG ATTCTACTATGCATAGATGCGGCTGCTTCTTCTGCCAAATCTACAACAATTTCCAAACAGTTATTGGATAAG TCTCAAGTTATGTTATCCGAAATATATCCTGGAGGATCTCCAAAGGTGGGGTTTACTTACTGGGATCAGGTCCACGAAGTTGCAATAATCTCTGTATTGCGAAGGATCTTAAAGCGTCTGCAGGAATTCCTGGAACAG GATAACCCTCAAATTCTTCAAGCCAGTTTTAGTGGAGATACCATCATTTCATCAGCCACGGAATCTCATCGACAGGGTCAAAAAGATCGCGTTCTTGCAATGCTACATCAAATGATTGAGGATGCTCATAAGGGCAAGCGACAGTTCCTGAgtg GAAAGCTTCACAACCTAGCGAGAGCAATCGGTGATGAAAAACCAGAAGTTGACATACTCAAAGGGGACGTAAGAGACATGACTTTTGACAAGGATGGAGTTCTTGGTCTTGGgctaaaatataagaagcaaAGTCCTTCTGGTTTAGCAAGTAGAGATGTGGATGGAAATCATGTTTCACATGAAAGCGAAGAGAAGGGAAAGAGGTCATTTGGCCCATTTAGCAACAAAACCTCTACTTATCTATCTCAGTTTATACTCTATATTGCTGCTATTGGTGACATAGTAGACGGCACTGATACAACCCATGATTTCaactttttctctcttgttTATGAATGGCCTAAAGAC CTATTGACGCGTCTGGTGTTTGATCGAAGTAGCACAGATGCGGCTGCGAAAGTCGCTGAGGTCATGTCTGCTGATTTTGTTCATGAAGTAATATCTGCGTGTGTTCCCCCAGTTTATCCTCCACGTTCTGGTCATGGATGGGCTTGTATTCCCGTCATTCCAACCACTACATATTCTCACTCAGAGAGTAAAGTGCTGTCTCCTTCAAAAGAGGCTAAACCCAATTGTTATGTCCGTTCCTCAGCAACACCTGGTGTCCCTCTGTATCCTCTTCAGTTGGATGTAATCAGACATTTGGTAAAAATATCCCCAGTACGAGCAGTTTTAGCTTGCGTATTTGGTGGGAGCATATTGTACAATGGCAGTGATTCTGTCTTCTCGAGCTCCTTGAACGATGAGTTCACAAGTTCTCCTGATGCAGACAGATTGTTTTATGAATTTTCTCTTGATCAGTCTGAGAG gtTTCCCACTTTAAACCGATGGATACAAATGCAGACTAACCTTCATCGAGTTTCTGAATTTGTTGTGACACCTAAGCAAAAACCTGACGACGCACGGATTAAACCTGATGAAAGAACTGCGATCAAGAGACTTCGTGAACATGACAGTGACTCGGAATCGGATGCGGAAGAGGCTTTTTCCAACAATATTCGACCAGCATTGACACACTACAGTGCTCGTGATGGTGGATCCTTTGAAACTGGAGCTAGTAGAACTGATCCTACGGTTTTCCTTTCTTTCGATTGGGAGAATGAAGGACCATATGAAAATGCTGTAAATAG ATTAATTGATGAAGGAAAACTAATGGATGCTTTAGCACTTTCGGACCACTTCTTGCGGAATGGGGCTTCCGATTGGTTACTTGAGCTCCTAATCAAAAGTAGAGAAGAAACTCCTTCAACATTGGGACGATCTCAGGGATATGGAAGTCAGAGCATCGGGAGCAACAGTTGGCAGTATTGCCTGCGGCTAAAGGATAAACAGCTGGCAGCGACACTGGCTCTTAA GTATATGGATACGTGGGAGCTTGATGCAGCTTTAAATGTTCTTACAATGTGTAGTTGTCATCTTTTAGAAAGCGATCCAGTTAGCTATGAG GTGTTGCATAGGAGAAAAGCTCTGCAGAAGTACAGCCACATACTTTCTGCAGATGATCGCCATAATAGCTGGCAAGAG GTAGAAGCCGAATGTAAAGAAGACCCTGAAGGCTTGGCTTTAAGATTGGCTGGGAAAGGAGCTGTTTCCGCAGCTCTGGAAGTGGCTGAAAGTGCAGAATTATCAATAGATCTTAGAAGAGAATTACAAGGACGACAGCTTGTAAAGCTTCTAACCACTGATCCACTCAATGGTGGTGGTCCTGCAGAAGCGTCTCGATTTCTTTCTTCACTTCAAGACTCCGCTGATGCACTGCCAGTGGTGATGGGTGCAATGCAGTTATTACCTGACCTTCGTTCAAAACAGCTCCTG GTCCATTTCTTTCTGAAGCGAAGAGATAGCAATCTGTCGGATCTGGAAGTGTCCCGGCTTAATTCCTGGGCTTTAGGTCTGAAAGTGTTAGCTGCATTGCCACTTCCGTGGCAACAGAGATGCTCTTCGCTTCATGAGCATCCTCATTTAATAGTTGAAGCTCTGCTGATGAGAAAACAGCTACAATATGCCTCACTG ATACTCAAAGAGTTCCCAGCATTAAGAGATAACAATGTTATCATGGCCTATGCCGCAAAAGCTATTGCTGTTACAGTTAGCCCACCGCCCAGAGAACCTCGAATAACTGTGTCTGCATCACGGTTAAGGCAAAAGCAAAGGGCAGGGCCAGCAAAACCATCCTTCACTAGTAGTTTAAGCAATTTTCAGAGAGAGGCCCGAAGAGCATTTTCATGGGGACCACGTAATACTGAAAACAGGACGACGTCAAAGGATGATCGTAAAAGAAAGAGTTCCGGGCTGGGGGCACCTGAGAGAGCTGCTTGGGAGGCTATGACAGGTATTCAAGAGGACCAGGGATCATCTTATTCGGCAGATGGGCAAGATAGACTACCTTCTGTTTCCATTGCAGAAGAATGGATGTTAACTGGCGAAACAACCAAAGATGAGGCTGTACGTGCATCTCACAAATATGAAAGCACCCCCGATATTGTTCTCTTCAAG GCTCTGCTATCACTTTGTTCTGATGAGCTAGTATCAGCAAGAACTGCAATTGACTTATGCATCAATCAAATGAAGAACGTATTGAACTCCAAGAAGTTATCGGAGGCTGCATCTGTCGAAACAATTGGCCGAGCATATCATGCAACGGAGGCATTTGTGCAG GGTTTATCTTATGCGAAATCATTGCTGAGAAAACTTCTAGGTGCCTCTGAATTTACCAATAACAACGGTGATAGAAGTAGAGATCTTGATGATATATCTTCTGATGCTGGCAGCTCCAGTGTTGGCAGTCAATCAACGGATGAACCATCCGAAGTTCTCTCACTTGCAGAAATTTGGCTGGGGCGTGCAGAGTTGCTCCAAAGTCTCCTAGGGTCTGGAATTTCTGCTTCTCTTGATGACATTGCTGATAAATTGTCATCCGAATCTCTACGAGATAGATTAGTATCTGATGAACGGTACAGTATGGCGGTTTATATGTGCAAGAAATGCAAG ATCGATGTTTTTCCTGTGTGGAAAGCATGGGGTCTAGCTTTGTTGCGGATGGAGCGCTATACCCAAGCTCGAGTCAAATTCAA GCAAGCCTTTCAATTAAAGGGGGAAGACATTCCTGATGTCATTCAGGAGATAATAAATACAATAGAGGGAGGACCGCCTGTGGATGTGTCAACTGTTCGTTCCAT GTATGACCATTTGGCTAAAAGCGCCCCAACAATTTTGGACGATTCGTTATCAGCAGACTCATACCTAAATGTTCTGCATATGCCATCGACATTCCCTCGTTCAGAGAGATCAAGGAGATCCCTAGAATCAGAAAAGAATAATTCTGTACCCGGTTCAAACTTTGAAGATGGGCCCCGAAGCAACTTGGATAGTACTCGCTACTCTGAATGTACCAACTACTTGCAGGAG CATTCTCGCCAAAACCTTCTTGGTTTTATGTTCCGGCACGGTCACTTTAAAGATGCATGCATTTTATTCTTTCCCCCAAGTGCTCTTCCCCCTCCTTTGCAAAGTTTATCTCTGGGCGCAGTTAGTTCGTCCTCTTCACCTCAACGAACAGATCCATTGGCAACCGAGTATGGGACCATTGAAAGTTTGTGTGAGTATTGTGTCGGTTACGGAGCTATATCATCCCTCGAGGAAGTAATTACAGAAAGACTCGAATCCGCAAAACATCAAGATCAAGCCATAAACCAGTACATAGCTGGAGCTCTTTCACGTATATGTGCTTTCTTAGAGACAAACCGGCATTTCAATTACCTATACAAGTTTCTG GTACTCAAGAAGGATTATGTCACCTCTGGGTATTGCTGTATTCAGCTTTTTATGAATTCTACCACTCAAGAGGAAGCTGTAAGGCATCTTGAGCATGCAAAG GCACACTTTGAAGAAGCATTGACAGCACGTCACAGAGGTTCAGACTCGAAAAAACTTGTTACAAAGGGGGTTAGAGGCAAAGGTGTCAATGAGAAGCTGAGTGAAGAAGCTCTGGTTACGTTGTCCTCTCGGGTTAAAATGCAG ATTGATGTGGTAAAGTCCTTCAGTGATTCTGAAGGAGCACCGTGGAAGCTTTCCTTGTTTGGAAATCCAAATGATTCAGAGACATCCAG GAGAAGATGTGAAATAGTGGAGACTCTTGTTGAGAAAAACTTTGACTTGGCTTTTcaagttatatatgaatttAAGCTCTCAG CTGTTGATATATATGCTGGTGTTGCTGCGTCACTCGCCGATAGGAAGAAAGGCAGTCAGTTGACAGAACTATTCAAAAACATCAAGGGAACGATCCAAGATTATGACTGGGATCAG GTCCTGGGTGCTGCCATCAATGTATATGCCAACAAGCACAAAGAGCGCCCTGACCGTCTCATAGACATGTTAACAAGCAGCCATCG AAAGGTGCTGGCTTGCGTTGTATGTGGCCGCCTTAAAAGGGCGTTCCAGATTGCGTCCAAAAGCGGTAGCGTGGCTGATGTTCAATATGTAGCTCATCAAGCCTCACATGCCAATTCGCACACTGTACTCGGTTTGTGCAAGCAATGGCTATCCCAAAACATGTAA
- the LOC106388370 gene encoding sulfite exporter TauE/SafE family protein 3: MSQIRCNSRGLRSVTVLFLNLALAFAFVSAERILKFDSQTRESDERSSFVLRAASFLWESDQTGYHHVWPEFEFNWQIVLGTLVGFFGAAFGSVGGVGGGGIFVPMLSLIIGFDPKSATAMSKCMIMGASVSTVYYNLRLRHPTLDMPIIDYDLALLIQPMLMLGISVGVAFNVMFPDWMVTVLLIILFLGTSTKAFLKGCETWNKETIEKMEAAKRLESNGVSATEVEYVPLPAAPSTNNGNNKKQQVSIIENVYWKELGLLVFVWVVFLALQIAKQNMATCSIAYWVINLLQIPVAVGVSGYEAVALYQGRRIIASNGQGDSNFTVGQLVLYCTFGILAGIVGGLLGLGGGFIMGPLFLELGVPPQVSSATATFAMTFSSSMSVIEYYLLKRFPVPYALYLVGVATVAALVGQHVVRRLIAVIGRASLIIFILASMIFISAISLGGVGIVNMIGKFQRHEYMGFENICKYSG, from the exons ATGTCGCAAATCAGATGTAACTCTCGGGGTTTGAGGTCCGTAACCGTTCTTTTTCTAAATCTAGCTTTAGCTTTCGCATTCGTTTCCGCTGAGAGGATCCTCAAGTTTGATTCTCAAACGCGGGAAAGTGACGAAAGAAGCAGTTTCGTCCTCAGAGCAGCGAGTTTCTTATGGGAATCTGACCAAACAGGCTATCATCATGTCTGGCCC GAATTTGAGTTTAACTGGCAAATTGTGTTGGGAACTCTCGTTGGATTCTTTGGTGCTGCTTTTGGCAGCGTAGGAGGTGTTGGTGGAGGTGGAATCTTTGTTCCAATGCTCAGTTTGATTATTGGGTTTGATCCCAAATCAGCAACAGCCATGTCTAAAT GTATGATCATGGGAGCTTCTGTGTCAACTGTGTATTACAACCTTAGGTTGAGGCATCCTACTCTTGATATGCCAATCATTGACTATGATCTCGCCCTCCTCATCCAGCCCATGCTTATGCTCGGGATCAGCGTTGGGGTTGCTTTCAATGTCATGTTTCCGGATTGGATGGTTACAGTACTACTCATTATCCTCTTTCTAG GCACATCAACAAAGGCTTTCTTAAAAGGTTGTGAGACTTGGAACAAGGAGACTATAGAGAAAATG GAAGCTGCTAAGCGTTTAGAGTCAAATG GTGTATCTGCCACAGAAGTGGAGTACGTTCCTCTACCCGCAGCTCCGAGCACAAACAATGGAAACAACAAGAAACAACAA GTAAGTATTATAGAAAATGTATACTGGAAGGAACTGGGACTTCTCGTTTTCGTCTGGGTTGTTTTCCTGGCACTTCAGATAGCCAAG CAAAATATGGCTACATGTTCAATAGCATATTGGGTCATAAACTTGTTACAG ATTCCGGTTGCAGTTGGAGTATCAGGGTATGAAGCAGTAGCTTTGTACCAGGGTAGAAGAATCATTGCGTCGAATGGACAAGGAGACTCCAATTTCACCGTTGGTCAGCTTGTTCTCTACTGTACATTTGGCATATTGGCTGGAATAGTCGGTGGTTTACTTGGTTTAGGTGGAGGTTTCATCATGGGCCCATTGTTCTTAGAGCTAGGTGTCCCACCACAG gtctCAAGTGCTACAGCTACTTTTGCTATGACTTTCTCTTCATCCATGTCTGTTATAGAATACTATCTTCTCAAACGATTCCCTGTTCCATATG CTCTGTACCTTGTGGGAGTGGCTACAGTTGCAGCTTTGGTTGGACAACATGTAGTGAGAAGGTTGATTGCAGTCATCGGCAGGGCATctctcatcatcttcatccttGCGTCCATGATTTTTATCAGCGCGATATCACTTG GTGGCGTGGGGATAGTGAACATGATCGGCAAATTCCAACGGCATGAGTACATGGGTTTCGAAAACATCTGCAAGTACAGTGGTTAA